One window from the genome of Sphingomicrobium arenosum encodes:
- a CDS encoding TonB-dependent receptor — MFACARFALLASAAVTGIAAPALAAETGDVVVTNSALSEALIAAELGEGPGDPILVTGKREGYGADRSSSATKTDSDLNDVPQAVAVVTAEQIADQAMREIGDVVDFVPGINMESGEGHRDAVVIRGQLSTADFFTDGLRDDVQHYRGLYNVERVEVLKGPNALIFGRGGAGGIVNRVIKRPFHDAYYAGAASIDSEGAGFVEVDLNSPLTLNAEGRLNATYERMDNFRDVDGERFAINPTLSWHASPDVRIDLGYEYADDDRMVDRGLPPAFEGTIANPARVVEGYDETFFGDRDVNRATFTKHVVDARVEAQLGAGLTFVSKALYGDYDKLYTNAVPSSAVTLVDGVESVKVSAYQDATRRQNFLWQNDLTAEFSTGMIAHRLLVGADLAIQDTEAGRLRGFFDTLDAEDKSPNGRETFVALADPFVVPPLTFRGGSGERSSETDVEAIGVYVQDQIEIGEHVELIAGLRHDWVDIRVADFIGDTDLSRTDSLWSPRLGAVVKPNEDLSLYASWARSYLPQSGDQFASLSPTTAALEPEEFTNREVGVKWEAVPGFDVTLAAYELNRTNVRAQDPLSTDVVLTGEQRTRGVELEVHGKVGRLSLAGGVALQDGEIVEDTEAAPAGRTLANLPELDASLWGRYEVTDKFAFGMGVSHRSEMFASISNEVVVDPLTLVDAAVFYDVTPRIGVQLNVENLFEERGITAAHGDNNLHLVDGRTARATVRVAF, encoded by the coding sequence ATGTTCGCTTGCGCTCGATTCGCCCTTCTCGCCTCCGCCGCCGTCACCGGCATCGCCGCTCCGGCGCTTGCTGCGGAGACAGGCGACGTGGTCGTCACCAATAGCGCACTGAGCGAGGCGCTGATCGCCGCGGAGCTGGGCGAGGGGCCGGGCGATCCGATCCTCGTCACGGGCAAGCGCGAAGGCTATGGCGCCGACCGCTCGTCGAGCGCGACCAAAACCGACAGCGACTTGAACGACGTGCCGCAGGCGGTTGCCGTGGTGACCGCCGAGCAGATCGCCGACCAGGCGATGCGCGAGATCGGCGACGTGGTCGACTTCGTGCCCGGCATCAACATGGAATCGGGCGAAGGGCATCGCGACGCGGTCGTCATCCGCGGCCAGCTCTCGACCGCCGACTTCTTCACCGATGGCCTGCGCGACGACGTCCAACATTATCGCGGGCTCTACAATGTCGAGCGGGTCGAAGTGCTGAAAGGACCCAACGCGTTGATCTTCGGACGTGGCGGCGCGGGCGGGATCGTCAACCGCGTCATCAAGCGCCCCTTCCACGACGCCTATTATGCCGGCGCGGCGTCGATCGACAGCGAGGGCGCGGGGTTCGTCGAGGTCGACCTCAACAGCCCGCTGACGCTGAACGCCGAAGGGCGGCTCAACGCCACCTATGAGCGGATGGACAATTTCCGTGATGTCGATGGCGAGCGCTTCGCCATCAACCCGACGCTGTCGTGGCATGCGAGCCCCGACGTGCGCATCGACCTCGGCTACGAATATGCCGATGACGACCGCATGGTCGATCGCGGCCTGCCGCCGGCCTTCGAGGGCACGATCGCCAATCCGGCGCGCGTGGTCGAGGGCTATGACGAGACCTTCTTCGGCGATCGCGACGTCAATCGCGCGACCTTCACCAAGCATGTCGTGGATGCGCGCGTCGAGGCGCAACTGGGCGCTGGCCTCACCTTCGTGTCGAAGGCGCTCTATGGCGACTATGACAAGCTCTACACCAATGCGGTGCCCTCTTCGGCGGTGACGCTGGTCGATGGCGTGGAGAGCGTGAAGGTGTCGGCCTATCAGGACGCGACGCGCCGCCAGAACTTCCTGTGGCAGAACGACCTGACCGCCGAATTCTCCACCGGGATGATCGCGCATCGCCTGCTGGTCGGCGCCGATCTTGCGATTCAGGACACCGAGGCGGGCCGCCTGCGCGGATTCTTCGATACGCTCGATGCCGAGGACAAGAGCCCCAACGGGCGCGAGACCTTCGTGGCGCTGGCCGATCCCTTCGTCGTGCCGCCCCTGACCTTCCGTGGCGGATCGGGCGAGCGGTCGAGCGAGACCGATGTCGAGGCGATCGGCGTCTATGTGCAGGACCAGATCGAGATCGGCGAGCATGTCGAACTGATCGCCGGCCTGCGTCACGACTGGGTCGATATCCGCGTGGCCGACTTTATCGGCGACACCGACCTGTCGCGCACCGACAGCCTGTGGAGCCCGCGTCTCGGCGCGGTGGTGAAGCCCAATGAGGACCTCAGCCTCTATGCCAGCTGGGCGCGCAGCTACCTGCCGCAGTCGGGCGACCAGTTCGCCTCGCTGTCGCCGACCACGGCGGCGCTCGAGCCGGAAGAATTCACCAACCGCGAAGTGGGCGTGAAGTGGGAAGCCGTGCCCGGCTTCGACGTGACGCTCGCAGCCTATGAATTGAACCGCACCAATGTGCGCGCGCAGGATCCGCTGTCGACCGACGTGGTGCTGACCGGCGAGCAGCGCACCCGCGGCGTCGAGCTCGAGGTCCATGGCAAGGTCGGGCGGCTGAGCCTGGCGGGCGGCGTGGCGCTGCAGGACGGCGAGATCGTTGAGGACACCGAGGCCGCGCCTGCGGGCCGGACGCTGGCGAACCTGCCCGAATTGGATGCTTCGTTGTGGGGTCGATACGAGGTCACCGACAAGTTCGCCTTCGGCATGGGCGTGAGCCACCGGTCGGAGATGTTCGCGAGCATTTCGAACGAGGTCGTGGTCGATCCGCTGACGCTGGTCGATGCGGCGGTCTTCTATGACGTGACCCCGCGCATCGGCGTGCAACTCAACGTCGAGAATCTCTTCGAGGAGCGCGGCATCACGGCGGCGCATGGCGACAACAACCTGCATCTCGTCGATGGGCGCACGGCGCGCGCGACGGTGCGGGTGGCGTTCTAG
- a CDS encoding DUF721 domain-containing protein, with the protein MTKRGGKKGGEDAPRVNGVRRAGDLVAPIAGVAFKRFGFIQGAVVERWPEIVGENYARHSLPESIRFPSGKKRGGTLTLLVEGAQAPLFQHLAPMIMEKVNDFFGAGAVTKVVFKQGRLPARTPAPSRPRPAPVPEELGEGLREIADPELRSVLESLASGLEGAKTVPNIPLVGRIGEKKST; encoded by the coding sequence ATGACGAAGCGGGGTGGAAAAAAAGGCGGCGAGGATGCGCCGCGGGTGAACGGCGTGCGCCGCGCGGGCGACCTCGTCGCGCCGATTGCGGGCGTGGCGTTCAAGCGCTTCGGCTTCATTCAGGGAGCGGTGGTCGAACGCTGGCCCGAGATCGTGGGCGAGAATTATGCGCGCCATAGCCTGCCCGAATCGATCCGCTTCCCCTCGGGCAAGAAGCGCGGCGGGACGCTGACGCTGCTGGTCGAGGGCGCGCAGGCACCGTTGTTCCAGCACCTGGCGCCGATGATCATGGAGAAGGTCAACGACTTCTTCGGCGCCGGCGCGGTGACCAAGGTGGTGTTCAAACAGGGTCGGCTGCCCGCGCGAACGCCCGCGCCGAGCCGTCCGCGCCCCGCTCCGGTGCCCGAGGAACTGGGCGAAGGGCTGCGCGAGATTGCCGATCCCGAACTGCGCTCGGTGCTCGAATCGCTTGCCTCGGGGCTCGAAGGCGCCAAGACTGTTCCCAACATCCCGCTGGTCGGTCGGATCGGCGAGAAGAAATCGACATGA
- a CDS encoding thioredoxin domain-containing protein, which yields MKKLILASTAIALAACNGEGDAAGSGDLPVADAPVEAVEAPEGQAWSEVVTMTEAGGYLMGNPDAAVKLVEYGSLTCSHCARFDVDSHEAIADYVDSGRMSFEFRNYVRDPVDITASLLARCVSKDRFFAVNSALFASQDQWFGNNLPAIQQAVQGLQSAPPAEQFKAIAEAAGLKTALAQRGLPPAKADACLADSAAATRLVSMKNTADADLPISGTPAFMINGVMPSEPMGWATLNEKLRAALGEPAAADEAPAAAE from the coding sequence ATGAAGAAACTGATCCTTGCCTCGACCGCGATCGCGCTGGCCGCCTGCAATGGCGAAGGCGATGCCGCTGGCTCGGGCGACCTGCCCGTGGCCGATGCGCCGGTCGAGGCGGTCGAAGCCCCCGAAGGGCAGGCGTGGAGCGAAGTCGTCACCATGACCGAAGCGGGCGGTTACCTGATGGGTAATCCCGACGCGGCGGTGAAACTGGTTGAATATGGTTCGCTGACCTGCAGCCATTGCGCGCGCTTCGATGTGGACAGCCATGAGGCGATCGCGGACTATGTCGACAGCGGCCGGATGAGCTTCGAATTTCGCAATTACGTGCGCGACCCGGTCGACATCACCGCGTCGCTGCTGGCGCGCTGCGTGAGCAAGGATCGCTTCTTCGCGGTCAACAGCGCGCTGTTCGCGAGCCAGGACCAGTGGTTCGGCAACAACCTGCCGGCGATCCAGCAGGCGGTGCAGGGCCTCCAGTCCGCGCCGCCCGCCGAACAGTTCAAGGCGATCGCCGAGGCGGCGGGGCTGAAGACCGCGCTGGCGCAGCGTGGGCTGCCGCCCGCCAAGGCCGATGCCTGCCTCGCCGACAGCGCTGCGGCGACGCGCCTCGTGTCGATGAAGAACACCGCCGATGCCGACCTGCCGATCAGCGGCACCCCTGCCTTCATGATCAATGGCGTGATGCCGAGCGAGCCGATGGGCTGGGCGACGTTGAACGAGAAGCTTCGCGCTGCGCTCGGTGAACCGGCGGCGGCCGACGAGGCACCCGCCGCGGCGGAGTAG
- a CDS encoding A/G-specific adenine glycosylase, translating into MRKSPQARLLQHYRAHARDLPWRLAPGSNEAPDPYRVWLSEVMLQQTTVATVTPRFAAFLARWPTVEDMAAAPVENILSQWAGLGYYARARNLHACAVEVAARGGFPDTEAQLRQLPGIGDYTAAAVAAIAFGRDAVVVDTNVERVVARCFAIRRPIKDARPEIRQRAAFFYERQPAGEMAQALMDLGATICRPKAPDCAVCPLGPDCAAYATGDPASIPPKPPRKTRPERHGTAYVIEQDDHLFLTRRPDKGVLGGMAALPGSDWADGSAPPSNAPTIRHVFTHFALTLRIESRAQPPSGTEGWWHERSAIADAGLPTLYTKALAAFDAEAESAEQRLPLLP; encoded by the coding sequence ATGCGCAAAAGCCCGCAGGCCCGTCTCCTTCAACATTATCGCGCCCATGCGCGTGACCTGCCGTGGCGCTTGGCCCCGGGAAGCAACGAAGCGCCCGACCCCTATCGCGTCTGGCTTTCCGAGGTGATGCTCCAGCAGACGACCGTCGCCACGGTGACCCCGCGCTTCGCCGCCTTCCTCGCGCGATGGCCGACCGTCGAAGACATGGCCGCCGCCCCGGTGGAGAACATTCTCTCCCAATGGGCGGGGCTCGGCTATTACGCCCGCGCCCGCAACCTTCACGCCTGCGCGGTGGAGGTGGCAGCGCGCGGCGGCTTTCCCGACACCGAGGCGCAATTGCGCCAACTCCCCGGGATCGGCGACTATACCGCCGCCGCCGTGGCCGCCATCGCCTTCGGCCGCGACGCGGTCGTCGTCGACACCAATGTCGAACGCGTCGTTGCCCGCTGTTTCGCGATTCGCCGTCCCATCAAGGACGCTCGCCCCGAAATCCGCCAGCGCGCCGCCTTCTTCTACGAGCGCCAGCCCGCGGGCGAAATGGCGCAGGCGCTGATGGACCTGGGCGCCACCATCTGCCGCCCCAAGGCGCCCGACTGCGCCGTCTGCCCGCTCGGCCCCGATTGCGCCGCTTATGCCACCGGCGACCCTGCCAGCATCCCGCCCAAACCGCCGCGCAAGACCCGCCCCGAGCGCCACGGCACCGCCTATGTCATCGAACAGGACGATCACCTCTTCCTCACCCGCCGCCCCGACAAGGGCGTGCTCGGCGGCATGGCAGCATTGCCGGGCAGCGACTGGGCAGACGGCTCCGCGCCGCCCTCGAACGCCCCCACCATCCGCCATGTCTTCACCCATTTCGCGCTGACGCTGCGCATCGAATCGCGCGCGCAGCCGCCGTCTGGCACCGAGGGCTGGTGGCACGAGCGCTCGGCCATCGCCGATGCCGGCCTTCCCACCCTCTACACCAAGGCGCTCGCCGCGTTCGACGCCGAGGCGGAAAGCGCGGAACAACGCCTGCCCCTCCTGCCTTGA
- a CDS encoding chromosome segregation SMC family protein: MKFKRLKISGFKSFVEPVDMTIQKGLTGVVGPNGCGKSNLLEAIRWAMGEGSPKSLRGKGMEDVIFAGTETRPPRDFAEVSLLVERSQEEAGENQAGETEVTRRIERGAGSAYRLNGRDARAKDVALLFADAATGAHSPALVSQGKIGAVIAAKPQQRRQLLEEAAGISGLHQRRKDAETKLRAAETNLERLDHLLGEQAARAAALKRQAKAAERYRLLSDQIRLAEAQLMLAQWQEADRAARAAEKDAKNAEARATSLASEREEAEKARGHASQALTEAREAAARAREQGQEIGHRLASLRAEQQTLARRIADLDAAAGALAAEQAREAALRQDADSAIAALKAEQERLEATLSSDEEEAASLRGRLGEVERAASEAEAALASLVAREAAAKAERTVAEAALEAAQAQCARTENEMRRLAEQEAALDAGDDYRAALEAAEKAAAAAEQRVAAAEKAIAQAEAKGAGAGEKRDAAESARAEAQAALATVEAEHRALANALEQGETGLIAGIRAAPGYERALAAALGEDLHAEIGGEGARRWAEGGADDVGDPELPEGAEPLSDHVEAPPALHRRLSMIGVVDVDAGQALAAGQRLVTRDGVMRRWDGFTVSGEGAAEAERLERVNRVEALAAKLPALRKTAEEAQAARDAVEKKIAQAREEEREARARLTSAEEARRQAARDIDRAKGAIERQDERKAALAERREELKPLAKSAEERLHETQRALAALPDHDGLSGDVAAAREKASQTGRAVSDRRAAVATRQQGIEAARERQGQAAREAASWRMRARDAEERLAGNAERAKAQGAEREALAGKPQELAAKIEKAEEEQRGQAAGNADVLNAEREAMDALKRAEGALSAAAEAHSNAREIRAAAQARAEAAIERRKDRARASGEAYGCPPVLLSEKFGFDEAALRKASALKEEVASLTAQRERIGPVNLVAEEELKQLEDEQQGSAAERDELGEAIARLRGSIGHLNREGRVRLLAAFEAVDGHFQSLFTTLFGGGSAHLELVESDDPLEAGLEIMAQPPGKKLAALTLLSGGEQALTAVALIFALFLTNPAPICVLDEVDAPLDDANVERFCDLLERMNAETETRYLIVTHNAVTMSRMDRLYGVTMVERGVSRLVSVDLEAAEELIAAQ; this comes from the coding sequence GTGAAGTTCAAACGCCTCAAGATCTCGGGGTTCAAGAGCTTCGTCGAGCCTGTCGACATGACCATCCAGAAGGGGCTGACCGGCGTGGTCGGCCCCAATGGTTGCGGCAAGTCCAACCTCTTGGAGGCGATCCGCTGGGCGATGGGCGAGGGCAGCCCCAAGAGCTTGCGCGGCAAGGGGATGGAAGACGTCATCTTCGCGGGCACCGAAACGCGCCCGCCGCGCGATTTCGCCGAAGTGTCGCTGCTGGTCGAGCGCAGTCAGGAAGAGGCGGGCGAGAACCAGGCGGGCGAGACCGAGGTCACCCGCCGGATCGAGCGCGGCGCGGGCAGCGCCTATCGACTGAACGGGCGCGATGCGCGCGCCAAGGACGTGGCGCTTCTCTTCGCCGATGCGGCGACGGGGGCGCATAGCCCGGCACTCGTCAGCCAGGGCAAGATCGGCGCGGTCATCGCCGCCAAGCCGCAGCAGCGGCGCCAGTTGCTTGAGGAAGCGGCGGGGATTTCGGGCCTGCACCAGCGGCGCAAGGACGCCGAGACCAAGCTGCGCGCGGCCGAGACCAATCTCGAACGGCTCGATCACCTGTTGGGCGAGCAGGCGGCGCGGGCGGCGGCGCTGAAGCGGCAGGCCAAGGCGGCGGAACGCTATCGGCTGTTGTCCGACCAGATCCGGCTGGCCGAGGCGCAGCTGATGCTGGCGCAGTGGCAGGAGGCCGATCGCGCCGCGCGGGCGGCGGAGAAGGATGCGAAGAACGCCGAGGCGCGGGCGACGTCGCTCGCGAGCGAGCGCGAGGAGGCCGAGAAGGCACGCGGGCACGCCTCTCAGGCCTTGACCGAGGCGCGCGAGGCGGCGGCGCGGGCGCGTGAGCAGGGGCAGGAAATCGGGCACCGGCTGGCGAGCCTTCGCGCCGAGCAGCAGACGCTGGCGCGGCGCATCGCCGACCTCGACGCCGCAGCGGGCGCGCTGGCAGCCGAGCAGGCGCGCGAGGCGGCGCTGCGGCAGGATGCCGATAGCGCGATCGCCGCGCTGAAGGCCGAGCAGGAGCGGCTGGAGGCGACGCTGTCGTCGGACGAGGAAGAAGCGGCGAGCCTGCGCGGGCGATTGGGCGAAGTCGAACGGGCGGCGAGCGAGGCGGAAGCGGCGCTGGCATCACTGGTCGCGCGCGAGGCGGCGGCGAAGGCCGAGCGTACGGTCGCCGAAGCGGCGCTGGAGGCGGCGCAGGCGCAATGCGCGCGAACCGAGAACGAGATGCGGCGGCTGGCCGAGCAGGAAGCGGCGCTGGACGCGGGCGATGATTATCGCGCTGCGCTGGAGGCGGCGGAAAAGGCGGCGGCGGCGGCCGAGCAGCGGGTGGCGGCGGCGGAAAAGGCGATTGCACAGGCCGAGGCCAAGGGCGCGGGCGCAGGCGAGAAGCGCGATGCGGCCGAAAGCGCGCGCGCCGAGGCGCAGGCGGCGCTGGCGACGGTCGAGGCCGAGCATCGCGCGCTGGCCAATGCGCTGGAGCAGGGCGAGACGGGGCTGATCGCGGGGATCCGCGCCGCACCGGGCTATGAGCGCGCGCTGGCGGCGGCGCTGGGCGAGGATTTGCACGCCGAGATCGGCGGCGAGGGGGCACGGCGCTGGGCCGAGGGCGGTGCCGACGACGTCGGCGATCCCGAGCTGCCCGAGGGTGCCGAGCCGTTGAGCGATCATGTCGAGGCGCCGCCCGCGCTGCATCGGCGGCTGTCGATGATCGGGGTGGTCGATGTGGACGCCGGGCAGGCGCTGGCGGCGGGGCAGCGGCTGGTGACGCGCGACGGGGTGATGCGGCGCTGGGACGGCTTTACCGTGTCGGGCGAAGGCGCGGCGGAGGCCGAGCGGCTGGAACGGGTCAACCGCGTCGAGGCGCTGGCCGCGAAATTGCCGGCGCTGCGCAAGACGGCCGAAGAGGCGCAAGCGGCGCGCGACGCGGTCGAGAAGAAGATTGCACAGGCGCGCGAGGAAGAGCGCGAGGCGCGGGCGCGGCTGACCAGCGCGGAAGAAGCGCGGCGGCAAGCGGCGCGCGACATCGACCGTGCCAAGGGCGCGATCGAGCGGCAAGACGAGCGCAAGGCGGCGCTCGCCGAACGACGCGAGGAACTGAAGCCGCTGGCGAAAAGCGCCGAGGAGCGGCTGCACGAAACGCAGCGGGCGCTGGCCGCGCTGCCCGATCATGACGGGCTGTCGGGCGACGTCGCGGCGGCACGCGAGAAAGCGAGCCAGACAGGTCGCGCGGTGTCAGATCGGCGCGCGGCGGTGGCGACGCGCCAGCAGGGCATCGAGGCGGCGCGCGAACGGCAGGGGCAGGCGGCGCGCGAGGCGGCGAGCTGGCGCATGCGGGCGCGCGATGCCGAGGAGCGGCTGGCGGGCAATGCCGAGCGCGCCAAGGCGCAAGGGGCCGAGCGCGAGGCACTGGCGGGCAAGCCGCAGGAACTGGCCGCGAAGATCGAGAAGGCAGAGGAAGAACAGCGCGGGCAGGCGGCGGGCAATGCCGATGTCCTGAATGCCGAGCGCGAGGCGATGGACGCGCTGAAGCGCGCGGAAGGGGCGCTGTCGGCGGCGGCGGAGGCGCATTCGAACGCGCGCGAGATCAGGGCGGCGGCGCAGGCGCGTGCCGAGGCGGCGATCGAGCGGCGCAAGGATCGGGCGCGGGCGAGCGGGGAGGCCTATGGCTGCCCGCCCGTGCTCTTGTCCGAGAAGTTCGGCTTCGACGAGGCGGCGCTGCGCAAGGCGAGCGCGCTGAAGGAGGAGGTGGCGAGCCTGACCGCGCAGCGCGAGCGCATCGGACCGGTCAACCTCGTCGCCGAAGAGGAATTGAAGCAGCTCGAGGACGAGCAGCAGGGGAGCGCCGCCGAGCGTGACGAACTGGGCGAGGCGATTGCGCGGCTGCGCGGGTCGATCGGGCATCTCAATCGCGAGGGACGAGTGCGTCTGCTCGCCGCCTTCGAAGCGGTGGACGGCCATTTCCAGAGCCTCTTCACCACGCTGTTCGGTGGCGGGAGCGCGCATCTCGAACTGGTCGAGTCGGACGATCCGCTGGAAGCGGGATTGGAGATCATGGCGCAGCCGCCGGGCAAGAAGCTGGCGGCGCTGACGCTCCTGTCGGGGGGCGAGCAGGCACTGACGGCAGTGGCGCTGATCTTCGCGCTATTTCTGACCAACCCGGCGCCCATCTGCGTGCTCGATGAGGTGGATGCGCCCTTGGATGATGCCAATGTCGAGCGCTTCTGCGACCTTCTCGAACGGATGAATGCGGAGACGGAGACGCGCTATTTGATCGTCACGCATAATGCGGTGACGATGAGCCGGATGGACCGGCTCTATGGTGTCACGATGGTCGAACGGGGGGTGAGCCGACTGGTGTCGGTCGACCTCGAGGCGGCCGAGGAGTTGATCGCGGCCCAATGA